The window GAGCAAACGTTTTTCTTTGCACGATTGTAATTTAGTTCGCTTATACACCCTGATGTTAATTAACTATTTTGATGTATTCAATAGTTATAATTGTATCTTTTATTGGCCGTTACAGAAACACGCCAGTCCTGGGAATGTTGACTGGTAACGCATCGGAACCAAAGCTGCTGTGGAACGTCAGGCAAGGCAACAGAATTGTCAAAGACGAATTGCACGTCAAACCTGGAACACCACTGCAAATGGAAATATACCTGAGCGAGGAAGCTGCGAAAGTTTACGGACTCTTAGTGACTCACATGCAGGTTACCGATACGAAGACCCAGGAGGAAACGATCATCTATAATGGGTAATCagaatttcatttattttatcaaatataattctttaaaaaattattttatcactGTTTCATTTTATAAGCCTCAAATAAGAAGTCGTAAACTGTCATACTTCCTTATCATGGGACACTTAACATGTCAATATCAAGCGTCAAAATTACTTGGACATTAGCAAAATAGTAAAAGGCAGCGATGACTTTGAGAAAAAAACTACGACAAACGAGCCAAGAAATAGGCAGAGCTTATAGTTACATAAAACACTAAAAACTTTTACTTTCAGGTGCTCGGTGGATCCTTATCTGTTCGAAAACTTCGAGACGGTGAACGGCCACTTCTTATCCGCCAAGTTCCGCGCCTTTAAGTTCCCGGAGAGCAGCTACGTGCAATTCCACGGTACCGTTACCGTTTGTGTGGGCAAATGTCGCGGGGTAAGTCAATCTCGGCGTTGACACACGCTGTCGAATGACATTGTGCGCCAGCGAAATTTATCTAGCCCAAGCAAATAGGCGCCCGCGTCAGCCAGCCTacttcgctctttctcttcgtCGAACTCTGAACTTGAGATGTAGTGGAGGAGGTGCTTGTTTGGCTTGGGCTGTTACAActgtttgtttttcatttttcttttttgttaatttttattttccactttttttgttagaagtattttcaaaagtatgaaaataaaagaagttCTAAATCAAGGGGCATTGCGAAATgacttttttcttgttttcctTGGCAGATCGAATGCAGTAATGGCAAAATTGGCTACGGCAGAAAGAGAAGATCTGCAGAGAAACCAGAGTCTGACAAGAACGAGGTCTGGGAAATGGCGATGTCGTTGTTCTACAAGGTAGACCTGGATTACAGTGACCTTACCGAGGAAGGtgaataaaatattgatataaatatattatgacCGATCACAACGTTCAACGCCTGAGTAAAATAATAGCCTATCTTGCAAGCACGTTTAAGAACAGTTTATATAAGCAATTTCCTTACCCGgttacgtttttatttttcgtcaaTTTGGTTTCGACGATCTTGTagaattttggtttttttaatttaaaatcgtagaaaaaattaatgaaaaaaaaacgggtTTGGATTTGTTTTACTCAGACGACGAATTGTCATGGGAATGAAACTGCATGATAACTGGGTCTTCACATAGATTAGTATAAGGAAGAGATCTTTCATTTTGTATAAATTCAGCaatcttaaaaaattttagttcGATAAGGGTTCATAAAACGACTAATTAAATAATTCtctaatcaattttttttgcttcACACGAGAACAAAACGTTATAGACGTATGgtttcacttaaaaaaaaaaaaatgatcacGAAAAACACTAGACTAGTCGAgcaattttttgtatattttatttttattgcgcTGACACAATAATTCCATAACGCTTGTAATAACCATGCAATTGTGTGTTTTTTCCACGTTCGTTCCTCAGAAATTTCTAAATTCATTCGCAAAGGAAAAACGCGCGAGAGGACAGTGAGGGCAGAGGAAATCGGCGAGCAGTTCAAGTACAAGACCGACAACCCAGCCTCCAACAGTTCCAAGAGCTCACCAATATTCGGAATCTTCCTCGTTCTTCTGTACTTCTGCAGAATCCTGTAAGGCCTGGATCAATCGAGACTATGCAATGCTCGAAATTGTATTATCTCTCCGTTATAGGTGTGCGCACAAATAGATACTCACATTATTGCTCAAACGATCTTGTAAAAGTGTAACTGCTAGTAGGACGTTATTTTTCCTTAATATTCAACTCGAAGCAGACACTAACAAACGGAAACAGAGGAAACGGCGTCTTACACATCAAACCGCCCTTGTGATATTAAGGTAAAAAAAGGAGATGAAAAACGAAGAGCCCGAGATTTCGCAGCTAGTatagaggaagagagagagagagagagagagagagagagagagagagagagagagagagagagagagagagagagagaagcaatcGCTGCCTGAGTGCAAAAAGCGATGAGCTGCTGCTtaggtggcggcggcggcgacggctaCGACGAGGTATAAAATTGCTGCAATCAAATTGCCAAGTCGGGGGGAAAATGTGTAACGTACTTaagaggcgcgcgcgagagccgaaGAAACGAACGGAACCTCGTGCACGCGGCCGATGGCTGCGGCGTTTATCTCCATCAAGTATAGCAGTGACGAGACGCAGCAACGACGATTCTCTCGCGCATCAGCTTCTAAGATTTCTCCGCTCTGCAACTGCTGAATCGACGGGGCACCCATTCGTTATTCCCACAGAGAGACTTCTTTCCCTCAGCGCGGTACACCCTTTTGCACTTCAGCGGGTTCAGCCTCTCCTTCCAGTTTCGCGTTTTATTTCTTCTGCGCCATATGAACGGGCAACTAGATCGAGAACTAGCCTTGCCGCGCAGCGAATTTTCGCAAGAGTTGATTCAACCGATGGAATGATACAAGAAAATAGGCGCGATAAGAAATTCAGCTTTTGTGAGTGGAGAAAGCTAATGGACCTAGTCGTAGGACGACGTAAtaacatttattaataaagcGGCTTATTGTTAAAGTATAGCATGTAAGTTTCTCAATTGATTAGCTATTAACGATTTTCTCATTTTctgtatcaataatatttgtacTCAATAAATGTAATATTGGAACAATGCATTGTGAAGTGAATGAGTGTAGAGAGCCTGCGAGAATTCTTTGCATGTGTGAATGAGATTTTGCGAAGCACTTCCGATCATTCAGCACGTATACATTATGAACATTTGGTTAATAAAGAAACGAGcataatcaataattattttattaattcgaTACTCGACGGCATAGCTTGTATGATCAGAATACAGAGACGCCAGATCGTTTTTAGTTAGAAATTACCGTACTGTTTATTTAGTGTCATtgtaatatgtattatacCTAATACGcctaagttttaatttttgcgtACACTAAAGTTTTAGAAATCGATGCATTTCGTTCGAGATATCACTTACTTTGTTTGAATTTCTGCGCgtagcaataaaaaaataatagttgATAATAAATACTGCTgttcaacaaaaaaataaacttgacAGTCTCACCGACAAGATAGTTTTCTTCTTTCTGTAGGTATATGATGTCATTAATTTTAGTTCCTATAGAGAATTAAAGCGTGATAAAAGCGAGCAAGATTTTACAAAAACAACTGCTATTATCgcatgcttatattttatagtCCACTTACTGCAGAGAATATAATGCTTAAAAAAAGAATGATTTGAATTAGTTGatgcaaaattaataatattttataaaagaaagtAGCAAGTAAGAATCAAAATTCCTGCAAACAGTTAACGACAAATAATTCTACTAATTTTATAACTAAATGTATAACAGCGAACACCATAATATtgcaataatataattaaataatgacTAAGGAGCTTTCTTATCAtcgtatatatattattttgaaatattcataatTACTCTGTACACTTGAAATATTCAACAACGacaaaaagtataaaaataaaaagtgtgTTTATAAAAACTCAACAACTTATGTCTCTGAAATTTTGAAAGtacttaatatatatatatataaacacacacacacacgtacgggACACATTTTTACATTCGGAAGATTCCAAATTTACTATCAGGTATCGGAGCATTCAGTACTGCCGACAAGCTTAGAGCAACAACTGTTCGCGTATCCACTGGATCAATAACTCCATCATCCCACAACCTGTTAAAAAAAGATGAAATCGTTTGAGTATATGAATTggtattttgattttatgggATAAGCTATAATGTCAAGCTTTACCTAGCACTAGAGTAATAAGGGCTGCTTTCATATTCGAATTGTTTGATGataggattttttaaattgtcctCTTCTTCTTTGGTCCACTGTAACAAAAAAcgtcgattattttttttatttactatatcTCCTATAGTGAAACGAAATGAAGAACCGTATGTACCTCTTTGCCTTCCCTCTTGAGCTTGTCTCTCGTGACCTGAGCGAGCACACCAGCTGCTTGCTCTCCTCCCATCACAGATATCTTCGCATTCGGCCACATGTAGAGGAACCTCGGCGAGTATGCCCTTCCGCACATACCtgtttcaagaaaaaaatttcaaatccaCAAGTCATTTCAAAGGTATTTTCAACttgcattaaaataaattacttaGATAAATCAACGAACTGAGTTTCTATTAGAATAAGAGCTAGTCTGGCATAAGATAGAAAACGCTTTAGAAATATGCCCTAGAGGATAAAGAATAACGTTTCATGAATCACCGTAATTTCCAGCTCCGTGAGATCCTCCAATAATGACGGTGATTTTCGGTACTTGAGCGCAGGAAACTGCAGTTACCATCTTAGCTCCGTTCTTCGCAATGCCACCGGCTTCTGATTCCTTTCCTACCATGAATCCTGTGGATAGTAAAATAGATTAGTCGCGAATAACAAAAGAATGCATTCAACAAGCATAAAGACATATACAATGTTTCTAGTTGAAATTattgcaaattaaaaaaaaatattcatgctTAAAATTAACAACAGCATAAGTACAGTAAgataagtattattattaataatgggGTGAAAAAGTaccaaaagtaaaaatatgtGCAATTATTTCCAGCGTTACTTATGCTAGAGGGTAAACTAACGCTACAGTgtaaaatgtaaattgaatttttttcaccaAACCTTCTCCAGCTATagaatgtgaaaaaaaatacaatgatttatacgaattttatttttactaaacgAATGCCGATAGGTGGTATCACTGCTAGAATGATTtcagaaataatttaatttaaaattaaatacagCTATTTATTCGTTTCCAACAGTAATACCCCTGCATAAACGAGTTACTTAACTATCTAACTAACGTACCCATAATATTTTGCAAGAATAGAAGCGGAATCTTTCTCTGCGCGCAAAGCTGCACAAAGTGTGCTCCTTTGAGCGCGCTCTCGGAAAAGAGGATTCCGTTGTTGGCAACGATACCCACGGGAAAGCCGTGAATTCTTGCGAATCCGGTCACGAGGGTCTGTCCGTATCGCTCTTTGAATTCGTGGAAGGCCGAGCCGTCGACGATCCTGGCTATGACCTCGCGAACATCGAAGGGCTTCTTCAGGTTGGTCCCGACGATGCCGTAGATCTCGTCGACCGCGTGCAACGGCGGCTTGAAGTCGCGGTCGATTGTCGTCTCGACGACGCGCTTAACGTTCAAATTCGAGACGATCTGGCGCGTCAGGTGCAGTGCGTGGGTGTCGTCGAGGGCGTAGTGATCTGACACACCGGATtttctgtaaaaaatatattaattcaTCATTTGGAAGTTATTCACGTATAAAACTTGTTTAGATAGCTAAGGTGTCTGCTATAATCTGATGACATTTTCAATGCACGCATATTCCTTGGTATAGTGGCACAATAAGTAACACCGAAAAATGTATGATTTATAGGATGCAGGAGAAGACgtatcataaataataatatcataataataattgatcTCCCAATTAAGCAACGTTTACATTTATGCGGATGTCCATTAACTTTGTAAAAAAGGTATATTAACTTGGTCATCAGCTAGAAATCACGGCGCAGCATTGATGCTGTACATAAATCGCATCTCCGACGTGTATGACATCAGAAGAAAatgatgaagaaaaaaagggtAACTCACTCGCAGTGAAGAGCAGCGCCACCCAACTCTTCGGCTGTAACTTCCTCTCCTGTTGACTCCTTGACTAAAGGCGGTCCGGCTAAGAATATCGTACCCTGATTACGAACTATCACGCTCTCGTCTGCCATCGCCGGTACATAAGCACCACCTGTAATTTATCAAGCTAAAATTGTAGATTGAGTCATTAACTTTTTCATTCGATATTGGACTATAGTTATATATTAGGGAGCAATTGACCTTATGCGCCCAAATTTTACAGACATTCTATTTGATATAACTACTAAAATTTCTGCACTATTACGAGTCGCCAAAGTGCGTACAAAAATTCGATACACCCTATTATCGTATCGTAGTGTACTATTTACGTGCGTTAAATTCACGGgtaatcattatttaaaaagaagGATACAAAAAGTGATAATAGGTCAACATCTATAATAGACTTCCCTTGTTTATACCTTTATCGAAAGCAACACTTTGATTTTATTATGTTGGTACTCTTTTATATGCCTCTGTATAAGTgcataagtaaataaaaaagttaccGATTGAGCTTTGAAAACCCTTTTGTCGATAatctattattaaaaaaaaaattgtgtatcttattttttaatcatcaCGCAATTTTTAACTATTTATGTTGAACTTTTAAGATTTGCATGTACTATCCTCAATAATTTTAgttaaaataatacattttgaAGGAATCGGTTGGACGTTAAAGGAATGCTAGCGTGCGGAATAggcgaaattaaaaataacgacaAACCGGCGGTGCAGCTTCCCATTACAACGGCAATCTGTGGAATCCCGGCCGCACTCATATTCGCCTGGTTGTAAAAAGTCCGGCCAAAGTGCATCTTGTCTGGAAAAGTGTCAGCCTGTCTAGGTAGGTTAGCTCCGCCACTGTCCACGAGATAGATGCAAGGCAGTTTATTTTCCTCCGCAATTTCTTGAGCACGGACCTGCTTTTTGATTGTTATCGGGTAGTAAGTGCCACCCTTGACCGTCGCGTCATTTGCAATGATGAGGCATTCTGTCCTGCAGGATAGgtttaacaattttaaattagaatcatcataaaaaaatcatcgatATGCATtaaagttcaataaaaaattcgaATACCCCTGTACTCTTCCTATTCCGGTTATGATGCCACCAGCTGGAACCTCTTCTTTGCCGTACAATTCGTACCCGGCAAGTTGAGAAAATTCTAGAAAAGGCGATCCTTCATCTagcaaattatttattctttctCTGGGCAGTAGTTTCCCTTTACTACGATGTCTTTCTATGGCTTTTCTTCCGCCTCCTTCTACAACTTTTCCAACTacggtttttaatttatcgacTACAGCTTTCATTTGAACATAGTTTTCCTGTAATAATCAGAAGTTTGAATAAATAGGCTTTACATTCTGTAATCTATttgattataattaatttaaagaaattcaGAAAATAAATTCCATTACAGATGCAGTATTCAAAACCGCTGCccattctttggcacgtaatttttttttaacattactTTTAACATTATTACTTCATCTATaattctataaagtttttatactttttcgtttgataaataaaattatttcgaatcaATAATACATACGTGCTCAATTATAATTCTCTTATATTCGTATCATAATTGTACAACCTTCGATAAgcatgatatttttaaaagtttaacATTTTATAGTTTCCGAGTTATAATTATGGTTATAGGATAATTTGCGGAATGCATCTAAAATCACTAGTAATCGAAAAATCGACATGAAAAACGTACATGCGTaactgaaaatcttgtttttcacaaattgttaaaaagaaacaaaagaaaaataagcttaggtagattaaaatccattgAATATAAGCTGAGATCTAAGTAATGCAGTTTTCGGTTATACGGAGCATTtatagtgaaaaaaaattttgaagtatcTTTGAAACTGGTTTCATAAACAGCCCAAAAAAGAAATCAAGATGCTATATAATGCTGTAagtaaatccaaaatttgaacttgtTTATTGCCTTTTTATTCCAGTTATCGCACCACGTAGAAAAACAACTTGTTtcagttttttgtttttctcaaGATCTGCCTCATGAAATGACTTAACATTAAAGTGATGAATAGTTTTTGAGAAGGGTTTGACATTTAATTTTCAAGTTGAAgcgatttcaaaaaattgcgcttcacggtgtataataaaagaaggaagaacttttccaataactttattagaaaaaactgaaatcacaaaactaaaaaactactataaaaaaaatgcatccacaaaatgtaaaaacaaaCTATTGTTCACCATGtactagtaaaaacaaaagaaatgaGACTTAGTGGGTTAAAATCCACTAAGTAGAAGCTAAGATACAATAGCGTATACGAGCGAACACAGACATAAATCCGTAcggatattttcaaaaaacacccTTTTATGActaaaaatgcattaaaaaaCACTTTctacatgtttttacacaaacttcaaaaattactattgtAAGGCTTTCTTAGGAAGGAAGCAATATGGCATATACCTATGTATAATAAAGTAAATAGAAAGCCTTAAAGAAAGCATGTGCATATGTATTTGTTCAAAATCttcgatattttttcaaacttttaattGCAGTGACTAATTGCTTAATTTGAATTGATAGTACGCATCTGTGCCGTATGACATTTACAGAACAAATATCAGCTTAATTGTATATTATGaatattgtttatatttaaatttagtaCAGCATTATAGCAAAGCGAAATTGTTTTATAGTATCAGTGTATTAGAGaaattgacttttttttttatagaatcaTCACTTATCGTATTCAGAATTTGAATAACAAACAAGTTGCGTCACGAGGTCATGAGCAGCCGAATCTAAATGCTGATAAGAATTCATCTATTCACACATTCACACGAAACCATCTGATGGAAGGTAACATATGTAGCAAAGGGGAGACACTGTTCTAACAATCAAAATTCATTTACTTTTATACATCAttaacaatatattatttcagGATGCAataattacataaaaaaataatgatgatatgcataatattatttttattagagCCAAGTAAAAATTTATCATATTCGTAAGTATGTAAGcagtacaattttttttaaataatagatTATCGACAAAAGGGTTTTCAAAACTCAATCggtaagttttttatttacttatgcACTTATACAGAGGCATATAAAAGAGTAACAAcataataaaatcaaagcgtTGCTTTCGATAAAGGTATAAACAAGGGAAGTCTATTATAGATGTTGACCTATTATCACTTTTTGTATCcttctttttaaataatgattacCCGTGAATTTAACGCACgtaaatagtacattacgatacgtgtgactcgctacgctcgggtgctaactgcgccgtgtaaaaaagaaacatttaagtcaagagtatcgtataaaattttatagcgcagactgctaaagtccgcaagtctcgcctattcgtgactaaagtagtccttatttgcaccgtgaggttagtgCACGAGCGTAGCTAGTGTGATAAACAcagtgcaaaaaaggactactttagtcacagataggcgagacttaacagc of the Nasonia vitripennis strain AsymCx chromosome 2 unlocalized genomic scaffold, Nvit_psr_1.1 chr2_random0010, whole genome shotgun sequence genome contains:
- the LOC100121010 gene encoding uncharacterized protein LOC100121010 isoform X1; amino-acid sequence: MRTLHRFMLLLFLGICLGAKTAHANVQSKVRCSEQTMEVDIVRTTPQALIYLQQLKNYPDEACKPKLGNGIATFRLSLLEKDMSRCGVMRITNKLTGQKMYYHRIIVEEPSDNSKHTFAVKCSITEVIVHEPKLSNNNNHTAVRRSVLPEDFEADANTPVLGMLTGNASEPKLLWNVRQGNRIVKDELHVKPGTPLQMEIYLSEEAAKVYGLLVTHMQVTDTKTQEETIIYNGCSVDPYLFENFETVNGHFLSAKFRAFKFPESSYVQFHGTVTVCVGKCRGIECSNGKIGYGRKRRSAEKPESDKNEVWEMAMSLFYKVDLDYSDLTEEEISKFIRKGKTRERTVRAEEIGEQFKYKTDNPASNSSKSSPIFGIFLVLLYFCRIL
- the LOC100121010 gene encoding uncharacterized protein LOC100121010 isoform X3, producing the protein MRTLHRFMLLLFLGICLGAKTAHANDEACKPKLGNGIATFRLSLLEKDMSRCGVMRITNKLTGQKMYYHRIIVEEPSDNSKHTFAVKCSITEVIVHEPKLSNNNNHTAVRRSVLPEDFEADANTPVLGMLTGNASEPKLLWNVRQGNRIVKDELHVKPGTPLQMEIYLSEEAAKVYGLLVTHMQVTDTKTQEETIIYNGCSVDPYLFENFETVNGHFLSAKFRAFKFPESSYVQFHGTVTVCVGKCRGIECSNGKIGYGRKRRSAEKPESDKNEVWEMAMSLFYKVDLDYSDLTEEEISKFIRKGKTRERTVRAEEIGEQFKYKTDNPASNSSKSSPIFGIFLVLLYFCRIL
- the LOC100121010 gene encoding uncharacterized protein LOC100121010 isoform X2 — encoded protein: MRTLHRFMLLLFLGICLGAKTAHANVQSKVRCSEQTMEVDIVRTTPQALIYLQQLKNYPDEACKPKLGNGIATFRLSLLEKDMSRCGVMRITNKLTGQKMYYHRIIVEEPSDNSKHTFAVKCSITEVIVHEPKLSNNNNHTAVRRSVLPEDFEADANTPVLGMLTGNASEPKLLWNVRQGNRIVKDELHVKPGTPLQMEIYLSEEAAKVYGLLVTHMQVTDTKTQEETIIYNGCSVDPYLFENFETVNGHFLSAKFRAFKFPESSYVQFHGTVTVCVGKCRGIECSNGKIGYGRKRRSAEKPESDKNEVWEMAMSLFYKVDLDYSDLTEEGKTRERTVRAEEIGEQFKYKTDNPASNSSKSSPIFGIFLVLLYFCRIL
- the LOC100121033 gene encoding methylcrotonoyl-CoA carboxylase beta chain, mitochondrial isoform X1, translating into MLRKSRHLINNLRVLRRKFHQEASVIGTTQDTNSPEYQENYVQMKAVVDKLKTVVGKVVEGGGRKAIERHRSKGKLLPRERINNLLDEGSPFLEFSQLAGYELYGKEEVPAGGIITGIGRVQGTECLIIANDATVKGGTYYPITIKKQVRAQEIAEENKLPCIYLVDSGGANLPRQADTFPDKMHFGRTFYNQANMSAAGIPQIAVVMGSCTAGGAYVPAMADESVIVRNQGTIFLAGPPLVKESTGEEVTAEELGGAALHCEKSGVSDHYALDDTHALHLTRQIVSNLNVKRVVETTIDRDFKPPLHAVDEIYGIVGTNLKKPFDVREVIARIVDGSAFHEFKERYGQTLVTGFARIHGFPVGIVANNGILFSESALKGAHFVQLCAQRKIPLLFLQNIMAGEGFMVGKESEAGGIAKNGAKMVTAVSCAQVPKITVIIGGSHGAGNYGMCGRAYSPRFLYMWPNAKISVMGGEQAAGVLAQVTRDKLKREGKEWTKEEEDNLKNPIIKQFEYESSPYYSSARLWDDGVIDPVDTRTVVALSLSAVLNAPIPDSKFGIFRM
- the LOC100121033 gene encoding methylcrotonoyl-CoA carboxylase beta chain, mitochondrial isoform X2 translates to MLRKSRHLINNLRVLRRKFHQEASVIGTTQDTNSPEYQENYVQMKAVVDKLKTVVGKVVEGGGRKAIERHRSKGKLLPRERINNLLDEGSPFLEFSQLAGYELYGKEEVPAGGIITGIGRVQGTECLIIANDATVKGGTYYPITIKKQVRAQEIAEENKLPCIYLVDSGGANLPRQADTFPDKMHFGRTFYNQANMSAAGIPQIAVVMGSCTAGGAYVPAMADESVIVRNQGTIFLAGPPLVKESTGEEVTAEELGGAALHCEKSGVSDHYALDDTHALHLTRQIVSNLNVKRVVETTIDRDFKPPLHAVDEIYGIVGTNLKKPFDVREVIARIVDGSAFHEFKERYGQTLVTGFARIHGFPVGIVANNGILFSESALKGAHFVQLCAQRKIPLLFLQNIMGFMVGKESEAGGIAKNGAKMVTAVSCAQVPKITVIIGGSHGAGNYGMCGRAYSPRFLYMWPNAKISVMGGEQAAGVLAQVTRDKLKREGKEWTKEEEDNLKNPIIKQFEYESSPYYSSARLWDDGVIDPVDTRTVVALSLSAVLNAPIPDSKFGIFRM